The nucleotide sequence CGCCGACTCGTGAACTGGGCACACAAATTTATGCAGAAATGATGAAACTTGTGGAAGGATCCGACATTGAAGTGAAAAGCTTCATTGGCGGAACGGACAAACAGCGGTCGATCAATAAATTGAAAACACAGCCACATATCGTCATCGGTACACCTGGGCGTTTAAGAGATCTAGTAAAAGAAAACGCACTTTTGGTCCATACCAGCAAAATCCTGGTAGTCGATGAAGCAGATCTTGCTTTTGACTTGGGCTTTATCGAAGAAATTGACCAAGTGGCAGGCAAAATGCAGGAGAACTTGGAAATGTACGTTTTCTCTGCAACCATTCCTGAAAAATTAAAGCCGTTCTTGAAAAAATACATGGAGTCACCGGTCCATGTGAAAATCGGCGACAAGCGTCCGACTGCAGACGGCTTAGATTTCTACTTGCTTCCAGCGCGCAGCAAGCGCAAAGTTGAACGCCTGAAAGAAGTAATGGGCATCATCAATCCGTATTTGTGCATCATCTTCGTCAACACGAAGACCAACGCCGATTATGTAGCCGGTGAACTTGGCAAGGCTGGCATCCGCGTCGGCCGCGTCCACGGCGATTTGGCGCCTCGTGAACGCGTGAAAATGATGAAACAGATCCGCGATTTGGAGTACCAGTACATTGTCGCAACCGATTTGGCCGCCCGCGGAATTGATATCCAAGGGGTCAGCCACGTCATCAACTATGAACTTCCGGAAGACCTGGAATTCTTTATCCACCGTGTAGGGCGTACAGCCCGTGCGGGAATGAAAGGCCTGGCCATCACGATTTTCAATCCGGAAGAAGAAGATGCGATTGTCCGCGTTGAGAAAATGGGCATTCCGTTCCAGCAGAAAGACATTGTCAAAGGCGAATTTGTCGACTTGAAAAACCGCCACAGCCGGAAATCCCGCACCAGAACGCCGAATGAAGCAGATGCCAAAGCGAAGACAATGGTCCATAAACCGAAAGCCGTGAAACCGGGCTATAAAAAGAAAATGAAGTGGAAAATGGACGAAATCAAAAAAGTCGAACGCCGCAAAAACCGCAAAAAGTAAGGAGATTTTATCATGTTATTAGGATCACATGTGTCAATGAGCGGCAAGAAAATGCTGCTTGCAGCCAGTGAAGAAGCGAGTTCCTACGGAGCTACTACTTTCATGATTTATACCGGGGCGCCTCAGAACACCCGCCGCAAACCGATTGACGAATTGAACATCGAAGCGGGGCAGGCGCATATGGCAGCGAACAATCTGTCGAATATCGTGGTTCACGCTCCTTATATCATCAATATCGCCAACAGCTTGAAGCCGGACACGTTCGCCCACGGCGTCGAATTTCTGCAAAAGGAAATCGAGCGCACAGCAGCGCTGGGAGCGAAGCAGATCGTCCTTCATCCCGGCGCCCATGTCGGCGGCGGAGTGGAAGTGGGCACAGCGAAAATCATCGAAGGCCTGAACGAAGTGCTGTCACAGGATTATCCGGTGAATATCGCGCTTGAGACCATGGCGGGCAAAGGTACGGAAATCGGCCGCAGCTTCGAGGAAATCGCCGCGATCATCAACGGCGTCACCCATAATGAACGCTTGTCGGTCTGTTTCGACACTTGCCATACCCATGATGCCGGCTACAACGTCAAAGAAGATTTTAACGGCGTCTTGGAGGAATTTGATCGCATCGTCGGCAAGGACCGGATCCAGGTGCTGCACATCAACGACAGCAAAAACGTCTGCGGTGCCGGAAAAGACCGCCACGAAAACATCGGATTCGGGGAAATCGGCTTTGAAGCGTTAAATGGCATCGTCCATCACCCTGATCTGATGCACGTTCCGAAAATCCTGGAAACGCCTTACGTCGGCCTTGATGCCAAAAACAAAAAAGCGCCGTACGCATTTGAAATTGAAATGTTCAAAAACGGCATTTTCACGCCGGGCGTCATCGAAGAACTGAAAACGCCTCTTTAAGAGAGAGACAGAAAAGCCGCAGGTTCGCCTGCGGCTTTTTTATATGTAAGGGAATTTATGCTCCCTAAATTTGATATGTACCAAAACAGCAGTCTTAAGATTATCAGAAGATACTAAATTAAGTCCTATCTATTTACATTCACGTAAGACTCCTCTATACTTTCTTAATGGTTGTAAATCGTAATCATTATTAATTAGAAAAGAGGCGGCTTCATGGACGCGCCATTGATCAACATTAAAGACATCAGTTTTGAATATGAACAAACAAAAGCGCTCGAAAATATCTCGCTGAAAGTGGAAGAAGGAGATTTCCTGGCGATTCTTGGGCCAAATGGCTCCGGCAAATCGACGCTCCTGAAAATTATGCTTGGCTTGATCAAACCGACACAAGGCTCGATAGAATTGTTCGGTGTCGACGCCAAAAACTTCAAGCACCGGGAATGGGTCGGCTACGTGTCGCAAAAATCCAATTCGTTCAACTCCGGTTTTCCGGCAACGGTTGAAGAAGTGGTGGCAGGAGGGCTTGCAAAAAAATCCGGCTTGTTTCATCGCTTGCCGAAAGACTATAAAGCACAAGTCCAACAGGCTTTGGTCTCAGTCGGTATGGAAGCTTTCAGTGGACGCAGCGTCAGCGAATTGTCGGGGGGCCAGCAGCAGCGCATCTTTATCGCACGCGCGCTGGTAGCCAAACCAAAAGTGTTGATCCTGGATGAGCCGACGGTCGGCATTGACCATCAGAATGTCCAGGCGTTCTACAATATGCTGGCCTCGCTCAACCGGGACCAAAACATTACATTGGTTCTCGTAACGCATGACGTCGATACCGTCACAGACAAAATCACGCATGTGGCATGTCTAAACCAGACCATCCATTTCCACGGATTTAAAGACCAGCTCCATACAATGAGCGACGCCCAGCGCGAAGCATGGTATGGCCATTCTGTCCGGAAAATTCACCATATCGGAGGAGTCCATTCCCATGATTGATGCGATATTTACCTATGAATTTTTACAAAATGCGTTTGCTGCCGGCATTATCATCGGCGTTATCGCACCGCTTCTCGGTGTGTTTATCGTTGTCAGGCGCTTGTCGCTGATTGCGGATGCCTTAAGCCATGTCACGCTTGCCGGTATTGCCGGAAGCCTGTATTTAAGCCAGAGCGTAGCGGCTTTTGCGATGCTGAATCCTTTATTTCTTGGGATTGCCGCATCGGTCGGCGGTTCTATCTTGATCGAGCGCTTGCGAAGTTTATACAAGCATTACGAAGAACTGGCGATTCCGATTATCCTATCTGCCGGCATCGGCTTTGGTGCCATTTTCATTTCGTTGGCACAAGGCTTTTCGAATGATTTGTTCGGCTACTTGTTCGGATCGGTTTCTGCGGTCAGCCGGGAAGATCTCTTTATCGTTCTTGGCATTGCCGTCGTCGTACTGCTGTTCATTTTCCTGTTTTTCAAGGAAATGTTCGTGTTGTCTTTTGACGACGAGTATGCGAAAGCTTCCGGTCTGCCTGCAAAATGGATTCATTTCCTGTTCATGATTGTGACGGCGCTTGTCATTGCCGGCTCTATGCGGATCGTTGGGATTCTGTTGGTCTCGTCGCTGATGACCATTCCAGTAGCCGCCGCAATGCGCATATCCAAAAGCTTCAAACAGACTATTTGGCTGTCGATTTTGTTCGGGGAATTTTCCGTGATCTCAGGGCTCATCACCGCATTCTATTTCAATTTGGCACCTGGAGGCACCATTGTTGTGACATCGATTTTATTGCTGTTAATCGTCATTGGCTATAAAAAAGTTTCGGTTTCAATGAAAAAGGGGGCAGTTGCATGAACATCACGAAAGCATGGGACATACTAAAGGAAAATGGCTACAAAGAAACTTCCAAGCGCTCGCAGATATTGGAGCTGTTTGCAGAAGATGACCGCTATCTGACGGCGCGTGATTTGCTTGACGTCATGCAAAAAGATTATCCAAGCATGAGTTTCGATACCGTCTACCGCAATTTGGCCACTTTCGTGTCACTTGGCATATTGGAAGAAACAGAACTGTCGGGCGAACGCCATTTCCGTATGCAATGCGAAAGCGACCATCACCATCATCACTTTATCTGTATGGATTGCGGCAATGTAAAAGAAATTCCGGTATGTCCGATGGATATGATCGGTGCGGCTTTGCCAGCATACCAGATCGCCAACCATAAATTCGAAATTTACGGCACATGCCCGGAATGCCAATAAACAATAAAGCGCCAGCAGAAAATTTTCTGCTGGCGCTTTATCAGTCGCCGGGAAATGGGGAAAGCAAATAAAATGGCCGGACGATATGAATGCATCAAAAAAGCCATCAGCGCATAGGGCGCTGATGGCTTTTCGATGTGTTAGTTGCCGTTTAAGGCATTTTGCAAAGCGAATTCGTTCTTAACCCATTGTTCCGCTTCGAGCCAGTTGTAAACGCGGATGACGTTTTTCGGAATCGGTTCGCGGTTATAAGGGGTGTCGAACAGTAAAACCGGAATATCCAGTTCTTCTGAAATTTCTACAGCATTGTCGTGCTTGTCTTCGAAAAACAAATCCACATTGTGGCGTTTTGCGGTTTCGATTTTTTTGTGTGTGCCGATCAGTTCGATATGGTCATAGGCAATCGCATGTTCCGCAAACCAATCGATCGTGATGTCGCGCACATTTTCGCCTCGTGCCGAGATGAAATACAGTTCATACTGGTCTTTCCATTTGTCGAGGATGTTCTTGGCATTTTCCGAAACCGGGGAAGCGGCATAAATCTTCGCTTCCGAATCGCGGAACCAGTTATAGAACTCGCCTTGCGGCAAATGGGGAAGGGCAGCCGTCAAATCGTATTCTTTTATATCGTCGAGCGTCAATGTACTATTGAATGCTTCATTGATATGAGGAATCAGTGAAGTCGGGGACGTCACAGTTCCATCAATATCGATGCCAAAACGGTATCTCATAGCTTCACAACCTTATGCTTGTTGTTCAAGCGCTTCTTTTTCGGCTTTCTCAGCAGCTTGTTTGTCGAAATACTCTTGTGCGAGCTTATCGATTTCAATTTTCAATTCGTCTACCATTGTTTCTTCAGGGACTTTGCGTACGGTTTTCCCGTGCATGAACAGCAAACCTTCTCCGCGGGCACCGGCAATGCCGATGTCTGCTTCGCGTGCTTCTCCCGGACCGTTAACTGCACAGCCAAGAACTGCTACTTTGATCGGTGCTTTGATATGGGAGATATACTCTTCCACTTCGTTCGCAATGGAGATCAAATCGATTTCGATGCGTCCGCAAGTCGGGCAGGAAATCAAGGTAGCAGCGTTTGAAGACAAGCCGAACACTTTCAACAGTTCGCGCGCCACTTTGACTTCTTCGACAGGGTCAGCACTCAAAGAGATGCGCATGGTGTTGCCGAGGCCTTTTGCCAGCAAGGCGCCAAGGCCAGCCGAACTTTTCACGGTACCGGTGAACAGTGTGCCGGATTCCGTAATCCCCAAGTGAAGCGGGTAGTCGAATGCTTTTGAAGCTTTTTCGTAGGCTTCAATCGCCAGGCTGACGTCCGATGCTTTCATGGAAACGATGATGTCATGGAAGTCGAGGTCTTCAAGAATTTTGATATGATGAAGGGCACTTTCAACCATGCCGTCTGCAGTCGGGTAGCCGTATTTCTCAAGGATTTTGCGTTCCAGTGAACCGGCGTTAACGCCGATGCGGATTGGAATGCCTTTTGCTTTCGCTGCGTTCACGACGGCTTCCACTTTTTCGCGGCGCCCGATATTGCCCGGGTTGATGCGGATTTTGTCGGCGCCTTGCTCGATGGCGATCAACGCCAATTTATAGTCAAAATGGATGTCTACAACAAGAGGGATATTGATGCGTTTTTTGATTTCACCGATTGCATAAGCTGCACGCTCATCCGGGCAAGCGACACGGACAATTTGGCAGCCCGCTTCTTCGAGGCGCAGGATTTCCGCCACTGTCGCTTCTACATCATGTGTTTTTGTTGTCGCCATACTTTGAATGAATAATTCATTGCTTCCGCCTACAGTCAGGTCTCCGACTTTAACAGGGCGTGTTTTCGTACGGTGAATACTTTCACTCATTAAAATTCTCTCCTTTTGGGATAGCTGGTTAAATCTCCAGTTCCCCATTTCTTCAACTAGGACAAATGCTAGCTTGTTCCGTTACCTATAGCCATTTTAGCAGTGTATTACGGGAAAAGACAAGAAGAACGGTCAGGCCGGCTTCTTTTTCGCCGGAGGCTGCTTCGGATAATAATTTGTCGCAAAATGCAGATAAATGATTGTCAGCAAGCCCAGTGCGAAGGTTGCCCACATGGGAACATCAAAAAAACTGAAGGCAAACGACAAAAGTGTCGGAATGGTGACCGCAAGGGCCGTCGTGCGCCATAGATGCCGATACTCGCCTTTGCGTTTTTTCATCTGAATGAAAACAAGGCCTACCAAGGCAAAAAGGCTGATTTTTACAAAGTGATAAAGCGTGGTCGAGACGAATAAAAAGATGAAGGCAAACGGGTACAGGAGCCATTTGATGTCCTCTACGAATTCCAGCAAGCCTTCCGTGTCATTGCCCGTATCGCCAAGGCCCACGGCGAGTTCGGCGAAAGAAACAATCGTCATCAATAAGACCAGCACAAACACATAGCGCAGGATTTTTCCGATGCTCATAATACGGACGGCTGCCTGCTTTCGAGGTTCCATCAAACTGGCTTTAAATAATTGAAATAGGTTCACAGCAATCTTCCTTTCAAGCTATAAGAGTATCGTACCACGCCTCGGCGCTCAAAAAAGGCTGCTTTGTTACGGGATTGTAAATTTTCGTTAAAGGTGTTTACAAGCTCTTATTAAAGTCTTCATAATAGGTTAGGTGTGAAATCGTATATATTAGGAGATGAATGATAATCGTGGAAACGAACTGGCAAGAAATGCTCTTTACCTTCTTTGGCGGATTAGGGATTTTCCTATTCTCAATCAAGTATATGGGAGATGCCTTGCAAAAAGCTGCAGGCGATAAACTGCGCGGCATTTTGGACCGCTTTACGACCAACCCGTTCATGGGGGTGCTCGTCGGTATTGCCGTAACTGTGCTGATCCAATCAAGTTCCGGTACGACCGTTATTGTTGTAGGCCTGGTAAGTGCAGGATTTATGACCTTGCGCCAAGCCATCGGCGTAATCATGGGTGCGAACATCGGGACAACCATTACAGCGTTCATCATTGGGCTGGACGTTGGTGCATATGCCTTGCCGATTATGGCGCTTGGAGCAGTTCTGATTTTCTTCTTCAAGAAAAACCAGATCCAAAATATGGGGCAAGTAATTTTCGGGTTCGGCGGCTTGTTCTTCGGGCTTGAACTGATGAGCGACGGCATGAAGCCGCTCCGCGAATCCGCATCGTTTATTGACCTGACCATCAGCTTGAGCGATATGCCGATTCTGGGCGTAGTTGTCGGAACTGTGTTTACATTAATCGTCCAAAGTTCCAGTGCAACAGTAGCCATTTTGCAGGGTCTTTATGCTGAAAACATTTTAACGCTTGGTGCTTCTTTGCCGGTTTTGTTCGGCGATAACATTGGGACGACCATTACAGCGGTTCTGGCAGCGCTGGGCGCTTCGATTGCAGCAAAGCGTGCCGCAGCGGTACATGTACTCTTTAACGTGCTGGGGACCATTATCTTTATGATTCTGTTAACTCCGTTCACGATGTACGTTGAATGGATTTCTGGAGTACTGAATTTAGAGCCGAAAATGCAGATTGCATTTGCCCACGGTACGTTTAACGTAGTCAACACCATCATCCAGTTCCCGTTGATCGGGGCTTGGGCATACCTGGTGACACGCGTTATTCCGGGGCAAGATGTAACGATTGAATTCAAACCGAAGCACCTGGATGTCCACTTTATCGAACAATCGCCTTCGATTGCGCTTGGACAGGCAAAAGAAGAAGTGCTTCGCATGGGCCATTTTGCGGTACAAGGGCTACAGGAAACTTATGAATATTTGAAAACAAAGAGCAAAAAAGATGCCGAAATGGGCTACCAGCTGGAAGATGCCATCAACAACTTGGATCAGAAAATCACCGACTACTTGGTGTTGATTTCAGCAGAATCCCTTTCGGCAGCGGATTCCACGCGCCACACGATGTTGATGGAAACTGTGCGCGACATTGAACGCATCGGCGACCATTTTGAAAACATCATTGAATTGATCGACTACCAGGAAAACAACCGGGTGAAAATCACGGAAGATGCGATGGCAGATTTGGCTGAAATGTTTACATTGACCATTGCAACCGTTGAGAAAGCATTGAATGCGCTGGATACGAACAGCCATGAACTGGCAAGGGAAGTAGCCGAGCAGGAAGATTTGATCGACAAAATGGAACGCAAATTCCGGAAAAAACATATTTTGCGTTTGAATGAAGGCCAGTGCTCCGCTCAGGCAGGAATTGTCTTTGTGGACATTGTCAGCAACTTGGAACGGATCGGCGACCATTCCGTGAACATCGCTGAAGCGATTCTTGGAAACCGCTCGTAACAAAAAAGTTTATACAGTTCTAAACCACTCTCTTTCATCGCTTTACATTTTTTTAAATGTAGGGCACGATGATAGAGAGTTTTTTATTTAGGAGGCTGAAAAATGGAAGTGATTGGCTGGATACTTATTGTCTTGTTTTTTATCATCGGTTTTGTCGGCCTGGTTTACCCCATCATCCCAGCAGTGCTGTTTATATTCGGCGGTTTTCTGATTTATGGGCTGTTTTTTGATTTTAGTGACTTGCCCTGGTGGTTCTGGCTGATCCAAACGCTGTTTGTCATTCTGCTGTTTGGAGCGGATGCCCTTGCCAATGCATTCGGCGTCAAAAAATTCGGCGGCTCTAAAGCCGGTTTGTGGGGAAGCACCATTGGGCTGATTATCGGGCCGTTCGTCATTCCGATTGCAGGAATTTTGGTAGGGCCGTTTTTAGGGGCCATCATCGCAGAACTGATTTTCAACCGGTCGAGCCTGAAACAATCGATTCGTTCCGGCATTGGGTCGGTGGTCGGGTTTATCACATCGGTCTTCACAAAAGGAATCATCCAAATCGTGATGGTCGCGTTGTTCTTTTTCCTTGTTTAATCAGCCTTTAGGCTGATTCGCTCTAAAAGCCGTGCATTTTAATTGTAAGGTTTTGAAAACTTTGTTACGCTAAGAAAGTAGAACAATAGACTCAAGGAGGAATTTGATTATGGCTTATGAATTACCAGAATTACCTTACGCGTATGACGCACTTGAACCACACATCGACAAAGAAACGATGAACATTCACCACACGAAACACCACAACACATATGTAACAAACGTAAACGCGGCATTAGAAGGCCACGAAGACCTTGCATCAAAATCAGTTGAAGAATTGATTTCTGATTTGCAGGCAGTACCGGAAGACATCCGTACAGCAGTACGCAACAACGGCGGCGGACACGCTAACCACTCGTTGTTCTGGCAGCTGCTGACGCCAAACGGCACCGGCGCTCCTTCAGGCGAACTTGCAGAAGCAATCGATGCAAAGTTCGGCAGCTTTGACGAGTTCAAGACAAAATTCGAAAACGCAGGCAAAACACGTTTCGGTTCTGGCTGGGCTTGGCTAGTGGTAAACAATGGCGAGCTGGAAGTAACTTCAACAGCTAACCAGGACTCTCCATTGATGGACGGCCAAACGCCGATCCTCGGTGTAGACGTTTGGGAGCACGCTTACTACTTGAAATACCAAAACAAACGCCCTGACTATCTTGCAGCTTTCTGGAATGTAGTCAACTGGGAAGAAGTTTCAAAACGCTTCACAGCTGCTAAATAATTATCATAAATTGAAACTTTGCACACACTTTTTCGTCTGAAAAAGTGTGTGTTTTTTTTGTTTCGATGATATACTAACAAAGTAATTTTGGCGGAAGGAGTGCAAACAATGAATACCCCTCAGAAAAGACGTGTTTCGCTTGCAAGGGCGAAACTGAAGTCACATACCGTCTTTCGGATGAATGTCCTCTTTTTCTCCATTTTTCTGCTGTTTTCCGTCCTGATCCTGCGCCTCGGCTACCTTCAAATTGTCAAAGGGGAAGATTTTACCCGGGCATTGGCGAGAACCGAAGAAGTACCGGTGAATACGAGCGTGCCTAGAGGCCGGATTTTTGATAGCGAAGGCCGCGTACAGGTAGACAACAACCCTGTCAACGCGATTACATATACGAAAATGCAGACCACAAAAAGAGAAGAGATGCTGACAGTGGCATCCGAATTGGCAAAATTGATCCAAAAAGAAACCGACCGGGTAACCCTGCGCGACAAGCAGGATTTCTATATTTTGCTCCACGGCGAAGAAGCGGCAGCAAAAGTGACTGATAAAGAGAAGCAAGCCATTGAAAACGAAAACATCCAGGAAAAAGAAAAACAGCGCAAACTGGATGCACTGATCCGTGAAAAAATCACCGAAAAAGAATTGAACAGCCTGACGGCAGAAGAACTGGAGATTCTGGCGATTTACAGGGAAATGACCTCCGGCTATGCGTTGTCTCCTCAAATCATCAAAAATGAAGGAGTCACCGATGAAGAATTTGCACGTGTTTCCGAGCGCTTGACTGATCCAAAGCTAAAAGGCATCAATACTGTGACCGATTGGAAGCGCGTAAAATCAACTGAACTGACAATCCTTGGCAGTACAACCACTCCGGACCAGGGAATCCCGGCAAGCAAACTGGATTATTACTTGGCCCGGGATTATTCCCGCAATGATCGTGTCGGCACGAGTTTTTTGGAAGAACAATACGAAGAAGTGCTGCAAGGGCAAAAATCGGTTGTTAAAAACATTACCGATGGACGAGGCCGGGTAGTGGATACGGTTCCTGTCGATGAAGGCAAGCCAGGAAAAGACCTGGTGCTGACGATTGACAGTGAAATCCAGAGCGCCATGGAAAAAATCGTCGAAGACAAATTGCTGGCATTAAAGCGCGGTCCGAATTCGCAGCTGGTGAAAGACGCATATCTCGTCATGATGAATCCGCGGAACGGGGAAATCATTTCCCTGGTCGGCAAACGCCTTGGCGAAGACCGGGACGGCAAAACCGTCGTCAATGACTATGCATTCGGCGCTTTTACGGCAAGCCATGAAATGGGATCGACAGTAAAAGGGGCAACTTTGCTTACAGGCTATTCGCAAGATGCCGTTGAGCTGAATGAAGTCATGATCGATGAACCATTGAAATTCGCATCATCAACACAAAAAAATTCGATTTTTAATACACGTTTGTTCAACCGCATCCCAATGAGCGACCTGCAGGCCATCGAGCGCTCCTCGAACGTGTATATGTTTAAAATTGCACTTCGCATTGCTGGTGCTACGTATCAGTACAACCGCGGTTTGCGGGTGCCGGTAGAAAGTTTTACGACGATGCGTAAATCCTATGCCCAATTCGGCCTTGGCGTCAAAACCGGCATTGATTTGCCGAATGAAGCAACCGGATATGCCGGCGGCTCTGCTAATGGCTATTCGTTATTGGACATGGCGATCGGGCAGTATGATACGTATACGCCGCTGCAATTGGCGCAATATATTTCCACCATCGCGAATAACGGCTACCGGATGCAGCCGCATCTGGTAAAAGAAATCCGCCAACCATCTATAGATGGAAGAAATCTTGGACCGATTGAAACAACTGTCGAGCCGAAGGTCCTGAACCGCATCAATAACACACAAGAAGAAATCAACCAGGTCAAAGAAGGCATGCGGCGCGTGTATACGGGTGCCCAAGGTTCTGCGCGAGCCTATTTCCAGGATGCCCCTTACACTGCTGCCGGTAAAACGGGAACTGCAGAAGTGCAGTTTTATGAAAAAGACCACCCGTTGAACGGGGAATCTTCCATCAATATTGCGCATATCGGATTTGCGCCATTTGAAAATCCGGAAATTGCTTATGCGGTTGTTATTCCGTACGTGACAACGGATTATAAAAATGTGCCAAAAGCGAATAACGAAATCGCACGTGCGGCAGCCGACAAGTATTTCGAGCTGACTAAGTCACGAGTGAACGATTCAACAAGTGAAATCCTGCCGCCTTACACTGCAATTGAAGTGGAAGAAGGGGCAGGGCAATGAAAAAACGGAAGCCATTAGCGGCTTCCGTTTTTTATTTGGCTTTTTTCTAGTACTTAAGTTTGTTTAAGTGTCTGAAACGGTGGATTCGAAGCATAGTTAAAGGCCAAACGCCGCAACTGAAGGGATAAAAGATACCCGGCTTCTGATTATTAAAAACATTTTTTTGATAATTGCATCTCCCGTTTACAATCTCTTAACAATCGCTTTATATGTCCTCAATAATCTCTCTATATAGTAATAAGAGTAAAGCAAACATACATTAGGAGGAACTGCACAATGAGAATCTGGAAATACGCTATGGCATCAACTATTCTTGGATCGACTTTAGTTCTTGGAGCTTGTGGTGGAGGCGCTCAAGAAGAGACAAGCTCACAAACTGCTGGTGAAGAAACTGCACAAGTGGAAGGCTCGGTTTCAGGTGACGGGTCATCTACAGTAGCTCCAATCATGGAAGGCATTGTGGAAGAATACGCAGGAGCTCAGCCAAACGTTC is from Planococcus liqunii and encodes:
- a CDS encoding DUF1189 family protein; amino-acid sequence: MNLFQLFKASLMEPRKQAAVRIMSIGKILRYVFVLVLLMTIVSFAELAVGLGDTGNDTEGLLEFVEDIKWLLYPFAFIFLFVSTTLYHFVKISLFALVGLVFIQMKKRKGEYRHLWRTTALAVTIPTLLSFAFSFFDVPMWATFALGLLTIIYLHFATNYYPKQPPAKKKPA
- the ispG gene encoding flavodoxin-dependent (E)-4-hydroxy-3-methylbut-2-enyl-diphosphate synthase, encoding MSESIHRTKTRPVKVGDLTVGGSNELFIQSMATTKTHDVEATVAEILRLEEAGCQIVRVACPDERAAYAIGEIKKRINIPLVVDIHFDYKLALIAIEQGADKIRINPGNIGRREKVEAVVNAAKAKGIPIRIGVNAGSLERKILEKYGYPTADGMVESALHHIKILEDLDFHDIIVSMKASDVSLAIEAYEKASKAFDYPLHLGITESGTLFTGTVKSSAGLGALLAKGLGNTMRISLSADPVEEVKVARELLKVFGLSSNAATLISCPTCGRIEIDLISIANEVEEYISHIKAPIKVAVLGCAVNGPGEAREADIGIAGARGEGLLFMHGKTVRKVPEETMVDELKIEIDKLAQEYFDKQAAEKAEKEALEQQA
- a CDS encoding metal ABC transporter permease, producing MIDAIFTYEFLQNAFAAGIIIGVIAPLLGVFIVVRRLSLIADALSHVTLAGIAGSLYLSQSVAAFAMLNPLFLGIAASVGGSILIERLRSLYKHYEELAIPIILSAGIGFGAIFISLAQGFSNDLFGYLFGSVSAVSREDLFIVLGIAVVVLLFIFLFFKEMFVLSFDDEYAKASGLPAKWIHFLFMIVTALVIAGSMRIVGILLVSSLMTIPVAAAMRISKSFKQTIWLSILFGEFSVISGLITAFYFNLAPGGTIVVTSILLLLIVIGYKKVSVSMKKGAVA
- a CDS encoding deoxyribonuclease IV — translated: MMLLGSHVSMSGKKMLLAASEEASSYGATTFMIYTGAPQNTRRKPIDELNIEAGQAHMAANNLSNIVVHAPYIINIANSLKPDTFAHGVEFLQKEIERTAALGAKQIVLHPGAHVGGGVEVGTAKIIEGLNEVLSQDYPVNIALETMAGKGTEIGRSFEEIAAIINGVTHNERLSVCFDTCHTHDAGYNVKEDFNGVLEEFDRIVGKDRIQVLHINDSKNVCGAGKDRHENIGFGEIGFEALNGIVHHPDLMHVPKILETPYVGLDAKNKKAPYAFEIEMFKNGIFTPGVIEELKTPL
- a CDS encoding DEAD/DEAH box helicase; amino-acid sequence: MTKFNEYNLKPFILEAVEKLGFTEPTPIQKEIMPHILKGNSAIGQSHTGTGKTHSFIIPIAERIDTSRQEVQAVICAPTRELGTQIYAEMMKLVEGSDIEVKSFIGGTDKQRSINKLKTQPHIVIGTPGRLRDLVKENALLVHTSKILVVDEADLAFDLGFIEEIDQVAGKMQENLEMYVFSATIPEKLKPFLKKYMESPVHVKIGDKRPTADGLDFYLLPARSKRKVERLKEVMGIINPYLCIIFVNTKTNADYVAGELGKAGIRVGRVHGDLAPRERVKMMKQIRDLEYQYIVATDLAARGIDIQGVSHVINYELPEDLEFFIHRVGRTARAGMKGLAITIFNPEEEDAIVRVEKMGIPFQQKDIVKGEFVDLKNRHSRKSRTRTPNEADAKAKTMVHKPKAVKPGYKKKMKWKMDEIKKVERRKNRKK
- a CDS encoding metal ABC transporter ATP-binding protein translates to MDAPLINIKDISFEYEQTKALENISLKVEEGDFLAILGPNGSGKSTLLKIMLGLIKPTQGSIELFGVDAKNFKHREWVGYVSQKSNSFNSGFPATVEEVVAGGLAKKSGLFHRLPKDYKAQVQQALVSVGMEAFSGRSVSELSGGQQQRIFIARALVAKPKVLILDEPTVGIDHQNVQAFYNMLASLNRDQNITLVLVTHDVDTVTDKITHVACLNQTIHFHGFKDQLHTMSDAQREAWYGHSVRKIHHIGGVHSHD
- a CDS encoding Fur family transcriptional regulator; protein product: MNITKAWDILKENGYKETSKRSQILELFAEDDRYLTARDLLDVMQKDYPSMSFDTVYRNLATFVSLGILEETELSGERHFRMQCESDHHHHHFICMDCGNVKEIPVCPMDMIGAALPAYQIANHKFEIYGTCPECQ
- a CDS encoding Na/Pi cotransporter family protein, which translates into the protein METNWQEMLFTFFGGLGIFLFSIKYMGDALQKAAGDKLRGILDRFTTNPFMGVLVGIAVTVLIQSSSGTTVIVVGLVSAGFMTLRQAIGVIMGANIGTTITAFIIGLDVGAYALPIMALGAVLIFFFKKNQIQNMGQVIFGFGGLFFGLELMSDGMKPLRESASFIDLTISLSDMPILGVVVGTVFTLIVQSSSATVAILQGLYAENILTLGASLPVLFGDNIGTTITAVLAALGASIAAKRAAAVHVLFNVLGTIIFMILLTPFTMYVEWISGVLNLEPKMQIAFAHGTFNVVNTIIQFPLIGAWAYLVTRVIPGQDVTIEFKPKHLDVHFIEQSPSIALGQAKEEVLRMGHFAVQGLQETYEYLKTKSKKDAEMGYQLEDAINNLDQKITDYLVLISAESLSAADSTRHTMLMETVRDIERIGDHFENIIELIDYQENNRVKITEDAMADLAEMFTLTIATVEKALNALDTNSHELAREVAEQEDLIDKMERKFRKKHILRLNEGQCSAQAGIVFVDIVSNLERIGDHSVNIAEAILGNRS
- a CDS encoding DUF456 domain-containing protein, which translates into the protein MEVIGWILIVLFFIIGFVGLVYPIIPAVLFIFGGFLIYGLFFDFSDLPWWFWLIQTLFVILLFGADALANAFGVKKFGGSKAGLWGSTIGLIIGPFVIPIAGILVGPFLGAIIAELIFNRSSLKQSIRSGIGSVVGFITSVFTKGIIQIVMVALFFFLV